One window of the Eucalyptus grandis isolate ANBG69807.140 chromosome 6, ASM1654582v1, whole genome shotgun sequence genome contains the following:
- the LOC104449806 gene encoding agamous-like MADS-box protein AGL12, whose product MARGKVQMKRIENPVHRQVTFCKRRAGLLKKAKELSVLCDADIGLFIFSPHGKLYELATKGTMKGLIERYMKTTQSQAALTEEATPSQPLDAKEEINILKQEIEALRKGLGYMFGGGAGNMTLDELDVLEKQLETWIYHTRSTKMDIMFQEIQLLRNKEGILKAANQYLQEKIEENTAITNTAPMTTNYTYPLTIQNELFQDLLLV is encoded by the exons ATGGCTCGTGGAAAAGTTCAGATGAAGCGGATCGAGAACCCGGTGCACCGGCAGGTCACCTTCTGCAAGCGCCGCGCGGGGCTCCTCAAAAAGGCCAAGGAGCTCTCCGTTCTCTGTGACGCTGACATCGGCCTCTTCATTTTCTCCCCCCACGGCAAGCTCTATGAGCTGGCCACCAAAGG AACCATGAAGGGGCTGATCGAGAGGTACATGAAGACCACCCAAAGCCAAGCTGCTCTGACCGAGGAAGCCACACCGAGCCAACCACTG GATGCCAAAGAAGAGATTAACATATTGAAGCAAGAGATTGAAGCACTTCGAAAGGGTCTCGG GTACATGTTTGGAGGAGGAGCTGGTAATATGACACTGGACGAGCTAGATGTTCTTGAGAAACAACTCGAGACTTGGATTTATCACACTCGCTCAACAAAG ATGGATATCATGTTTCAAGAGATCCAGCTGTTGAGGAACAAG GAAGGGATACTGAAAGCTGCAAATCAGTATCTTCAGGAAAAG ATAGAAGAGAACACCGCCATTACTAACACTGCGCCAATGACCACTAACTATACTTACCCACTAACTATACAGAATGAATTATTTCAAGATCTGCTATTGGTTTAG
- the LOC104452011 gene encoding GDSL esterase/lipase At1g71691, which translates to MATATRSARSWRVVFVMVAAVVVGLAAGQRARRTELVPAMFIFGDSLIDNGNNNNLPSFAKANYFPYGIDFNRGPTGRFCNGYTMVDEIAELVGLPLIPAYSEASGQQLLHGVNYASAAAGILDITGRNFVGRIPFDQQITNFQSTLDQITDNLGADDVARALARCLFFVGMGSNDYLNNYLMPNYDTKNQYNGQQFADLLVQQYTRQLTTLYNLGARKFIIAGIGEMGCIPSILAQNEAGICSEEVNRLVQPFNANVKTMINNLNVNLPGAKFIYIDIARMFQDIVTNARSYGFSVVDRGCCGIGRNSGQITCLPFQTPCANRKQYVFWDAFHPTEAVNVIMGRKAFNGDPSIVYPINIEQLANL; encoded by the exons ATGGCGACCGCCACAAGATCCGCTCGGTCGTGGAGGGTGGTTTTCGTCATGGTGGCGGCCGTGGTGGTCGGTTTGGCGGCGGGCCAGAGGGCGAGGAGGACGGAGCTGGTGCCGGCGATGTTCATATTCGGGGACTCCCTCATCGACAacggcaacaacaacaacctcCCTTCCTTCGCCAAGGCCAACTACTTCCCCTACGGCATCGACTTCAACCGGGGCCCCACCGGCCGCTTCTGCAACGGCTACACCATGGTCGACGAAATAG CTGAGCTCGTGGGGCTTCCCCTGATCCCAGCATACTCGGAAGCTTCTGGACAGCAGCTGCTTCATGGAGTCAACTATGCTTCTGCCGCTGCCGGGATCCTCGATATCACCGGCAGAAACTTT GTTGGTCGCATACCCTTTGACCAGCAAATAACCAACTTCCAGAGCACGCTCGATCAGATCACAGATAATCTGGGAGCAGATGATGTGGCTCGGGCTCTCGCTCGGTGCTTGTTCTTTGTGGGAATGGGCAGCAATGACTACTTGAACAACTATCTCATGCCCAATTATGATACCAAAAATCAGTACAATGGCCAACAGTTTGCTGATCTCTTGGTCCAACAGTACACTCGCCAGCTCACT ACCCTGTACAACCTTGGAGCCAGAAAGTTCATAATTGCTGGTATTGGAGAGATGGGGTGCATTCCTAGCATATTGGCACAAAATGAAGCTGGAATCTGTTCAGAAGAAGTTAACAGACTTGTTCAACCCTTCAATGCCAATGTAAAGACGATGATCAACAACCTCAATGTCAACTTGCCGGGTGCCAAATTCATCTACATCGACATTGCTCGCATGTTCCAAGATATCGTCACTAATGCTAGATCTTATG GATTTAGCGTCGTGGATCGTGGGTGCTGCGGCATCGGGAGGAACAGCGGACAGATCACGTGTCTTCCATTCCAAACACCATGTGCGAACCGAAAGCAGTATGTGTTCTGGGACGCTTTTCACCCAACTGAAGCAGTGAATGTGATTATGGGGAGGAAGGCTTTTAATGGCGATCCTAGCATCGTCTATCCTATTAACATTGAACAGCTTGCTAATCTCTGA
- the LOC104449807 gene encoding GDSL esterase/lipase At1g33811 — MPARLGHSQHSYLDRMKMKPSMKHSRDMSVAFLLVLSLAVRACSQQQGPQVPCFFIFGDSLVDNGNNNQILTLARANYRPYGIDFPLGATGRFTNGRTYVDALAQLLGFPTYVPPYARTRGPALLRGANYASGAAGIRDETGNNLGDHTSMDQQVANFGYTVAQMRRYFRGDTNALNSYLSKCIFYSGLGSNDYLNNYFMPNFYSTSSEFTAKAYAAVLLNDYSRQLTQLYGLGARKVIVTAVGQIGCIPYQLARYNGNNSRCNENINNAIVLFNSGLRKMVDAFNNGQLPGAKFVYLDSFESTKYLSQSAANYGFEVIDKGCCGVGRNNGQITCLPLQQACTNRTKYLFWDAFHPTEAANIMLAKASYSSRTQSFTYPINIQQLAQL; from the exons ATGCCTGCCCGTCTGGGTCACTCTCAGCACTCATACTTGGATCGAATGAAAATGAAACCAAGCATGAAGCATTCGAGAGACATGAGTGTTGCGTTTTTATTGGTTCTCTCTTTGGCAGTTAGAGCTTGCTCACAGCAACAGGGACCGCAAGTGCCCTGTTTCTTCATATTTGGCGATTCCCTCGTCGACAATGGGAACAACAACCAGATTCTCACGCTTGCGAGGGCGAACTACAGGCCTTATGGCATCGACTTCCCGCTCGGTGCGACGGGCCGTTTCACCAACGGGAGGACTTACGTGGATGCTTTAG CACAGTTACTTGGATTTCCAACTTACGTACCACCTTACGCAAGAACAAGGGGACCTGCTTTGTTGAGGGGAGCGAACTATGCTTCTGGAGCAGCCGGTATACGGGATGAAACCGGGAATAATTTG GGCGATCACACTTCAATGGACCAACAGGTCGCAAACTTTGGTTATACAGTGGCTCAGATGAGAAGGTACTTTAGAGGAGACACCAATGCACTCAACAGCTACCTAAGTAAATGCATTTTCTATTCTGGGTTGGGGAGTAACGATTACTTGAACAACTATTTCATGCCGAATTTCTACTCTACGAGTTCAGAATTCACTGCCAAAGCCTATGCAGCTGTTCTGCTTAATGACTACTCACGCCAGTTGACG CAACTCTATGGCTTGGGAGCACGGAAGGTGATTGTTACTGCAGTTGGCCAGATCGGttgtataccttatcagcttgcCAGATATAATGGCAACAATAGCCGATGCAATGAGAACATCAACAATGCAATTGTTCTTTTCAACTCTGGGCTCCGCAAAATGGTTGACGCATTCAACAACGGTCAGCTACCTGGAGCTAAATTCGTGTACTTGGATTCTTTCGAGAGCACGAAGTACCTGAGCCAAAGTGCAGCAAACTACG GATTTGAGGTGATTGACAAAGGGTGTTGCGGAGTGGGGAGGAACAACGGGCAGATAACTTGTCTTCCGCTTCAACAAGCTTGCACCAACCGGACCAAATACTTGTTCTGGGATGCATTCCATCCCACTGAAGCTGCCAACATTATGCTGGCCAAGGCATCCTACAGCTCCAGAACCCAATCCTTCACTTATCCAATCAACATCCAACAGTTGGCTCAGTTATGA